From the genome of Prochlorococcus marinus XMU1419, one region includes:
- the purC gene encoding phosphoribosylaminoimidazolesuccinocarboxamide synthase gives MNNKYELIYEGKAKKVFTHDDSDKVIIEFKDDATAFNALKKAKFEGKGRLNCQISARIFELLIKKNIPTHFIKLKNENTMIAQKIKVIPLEIVLRNTAYGSLCKQTNIKPGTVLEKPLIDIYLKNDALNDPLITKDRIQLMNILSAKDLDYVINLTLKINKILKSFFRNIQLNLVDFKLEFGYDLKNNILLGDEISPDNCRLWDLDQKNDMIVSLDKDRFRNDLGGFIEAYSEINRRINNFI, from the coding sequence ATGAATAATAAATATGAACTTATTTATGAAGGCAAAGCAAAAAAAGTTTTTACTCATGATGATTCAGATAAAGTAATAATTGAATTTAAGGACGATGCTACAGCATTTAATGCATTGAAAAAAGCTAAATTTGAAGGTAAAGGAAGGCTTAATTGTCAAATAAGTGCAAGAATTTTTGAACTTCTAATCAAGAAAAATATCCCTACTCATTTTATTAAACTTAAAAATGAAAATACAATGATTGCACAAAAAATAAAAGTAATTCCCTTAGAAATTGTTCTGAGAAATACAGCTTATGGATCTTTATGTAAACAAACAAATATTAAACCAGGCACTGTACTAGAAAAGCCATTAATTGATATCTACCTTAAAAATGATGCACTTAATGATCCGCTAATCACAAAAGACAGGATTCAATTAATGAACATATTAAGCGCTAAAGATTTAGATTACGTAATAAATTTAACCTTAAAAATTAATAAAATCCTCAAGAGTTTTTTTAGAAACATTCAGCTAAATCTCGTAGATTTCAAGTTGGAATTTGGTTATGATTTAAAGAACAATATACTTCTTGGGGATGAAATAAGTCCCGATAATTGTAGATTGTGGGATCTCGATCAAAAAAATGATATGATTGTAAGCCTAGACAAAGATAGATTTAGAAATGACTTAGGCGGTTTTATTGAAGCTTATAGTGAAATTAACCGAAGAATAAACAATTTCATTTAA
- the purD gene encoding phosphoribosylamine--glycine ligase, with the protein MSINSTSSKSLNRLENVLIIGNGGRENSLAWAIQKNDLVKKVYLIPGNAGSERIDKCERLKIDINKQNELVEKLYFLKIDLIVIGPEIPLANGLADYLREKDFKVFGPGRDGAKLEYSKSWAKEFMQDANIPTAKFWKVNSFEEAKKIIYSSSIPLVVKVDGLASGKGVFIPESTKECLEAAESIFNGKFGNTNNLVVLEEKIKGPEVSVFALCDGKKYVILPSAQDHKRLNEKDKGPNTGGMGAYSPAPLLTDFYLDKIIKEIIEPTIEELNKKNIDYRGVIYFGLMITESGPKVIEYNCRFGDPECQTIMPLMDQNFVFLLEKCSMGNLSNDEKIKTSNKVSGCVIATSEGYPNEYRTGLPIKIGEIDSCNCQVFDSGTSLSKNGELLTDGGRVLSIVCQDKNFDIVFEKAYKNLKKIHFDGIYYRNDIGHQVRKNLSEEN; encoded by the coding sequence ATGAGTATTAATTCAACAAGTTCTAAGAGTTTAAATAGACTTGAAAATGTTTTAATAATTGGAAATGGAGGAAGAGAAAACTCTTTGGCTTGGGCTATTCAAAAAAATGATTTAGTCAAAAAAGTTTATTTAATCCCAGGAAATGCTGGATCAGAAAGAATTGATAAATGTGAAAGATTAAAAATTGATATTAATAAACAAAATGAATTAGTTGAAAAGCTTTATTTTTTGAAAATAGATTTGATTGTAATTGGACCAGAAATCCCTCTTGCAAACGGACTAGCCGATTATCTCCGCGAAAAAGACTTTAAAGTATTTGGCCCTGGCAGAGATGGAGCAAAATTGGAATATAGCAAATCTTGGGCCAAGGAGTTTATGCAAGACGCAAATATTCCGACTGCAAAATTTTGGAAAGTAAATTCTTTTGAGGAAGCAAAAAAAATTATCTATTCATCCTCTATACCACTTGTAGTGAAAGTGGATGGATTAGCTTCAGGAAAGGGTGTTTTTATTCCCGAATCAACAAAAGAGTGTCTTGAAGCAGCAGAATCAATCTTCAACGGTAAATTTGGTAACACCAATAATTTAGTAGTCTTAGAGGAAAAAATTAAAGGTCCGGAAGTTTCAGTTTTTGCGCTATGCGATGGGAAGAAATACGTAATACTTCCGTCCGCACAAGATCATAAACGTCTAAATGAGAAAGACAAAGGTCCAAATACAGGAGGGATGGGAGCATATTCCCCAGCTCCTCTCTTAACAGATTTTTACCTTGATAAAATAATTAAAGAGATAATTGAACCAACAATAGAAGAATTAAATAAAAAAAATATTGACTATAGAGGAGTAATTTATTTTGGATTAATGATCACAGAATCTGGGCCCAAAGTTATAGAATATAACTGTAGATTTGGAGATCCAGAATGCCAAACAATAATGCCTTTGATGGATCAAAATTTTGTATTTCTTCTAGAAAAATGCTCGATGGGAAATTTAAGTAATGATGAAAAAATTAAAACCTCAAATAAGGTCAGTGGTTGTGTAATAGCAACCTCAGAGGGTTACCCTAACGAATATAGAACTGGCTTGCCAATAAAAATAGGAGAAATTGACTCTTGCAATTGTCAAGTTTTCGACTCAGGCACCTCACTAAGTAAAAATGGGGAATTATTAACTGATGGTGGAAGAGTCTTAAGTATTGTCTGTCAAGATAAAAATTTCGATATTGTTTTTGAAAAGGCATATAAAAATTTAAAAAAAATACATTTTGATGGCATCTACTATAGAAATGACATAGGCCACCAAGTGAGAAAAAACCTTTCTGAGGAGAATTAG